Proteins from a single region of Streptomyces sp. HUAS 15-9:
- a CDS encoding FAD-dependent oxidoreductase — protein sequence MSHFGGAGGHICEEEATPSRGRHPPMQRITVVGGGLAGLTAAITAAEAGAKVTVHEAHHTLGGRARTTEGPYRTNEGPHALYNGGPHWVWLKQRDLIGPVAPVPPLEAARLRLRHHGVLRRTPPFAMLKLLRRSAQQAPVDVDFMSWATRQAGEEGARAAANYSAVALFHHDPGALSAAFVQQRLRRATKLPPEAHYPRGGWANVIDRMAARAWNLGVRMETLSRVDALPTGTPVVVATSLDAARRLLKDDSLTWTGGRSALIDLALRTRRGDAFAVSDLDAPGWLERFTAQDRSLAPAGEQLVQGQIPIGPGESRADGIARAERLLDLAFEGWRERVTWRREALANGRTGAVDLPGTSWRDRPAIDRGDGVYLAGDQVAAPGVLSEVSFNSALTAVSLALGRHALDLRRA from the coding sequence ATGTCACATTTCGGCGGCGCCGGCGGTCATATCTGCGAAGAAGAGGCGACCCCGAGCAGAGGGAGACATCCGCCCATGCAACGAATCACCGTCGTCGGCGGCGGCCTCGCCGGACTCACCGCGGCGATCACCGCCGCCGAGGCGGGCGCCAAGGTCACCGTGCACGAAGCCCACCACACCCTCGGCGGGCGGGCACGGACCACCGAGGGCCCGTACCGCACGAACGAAGGCCCGCACGCCCTCTACAACGGCGGCCCGCACTGGGTCTGGCTCAAACAGCGCGACCTCATAGGACCGGTCGCTCCGGTCCCGCCCCTGGAGGCGGCCCGGCTGCGGCTGCGCCATCACGGGGTGCTGCGCCGCACCCCGCCCTTCGCGATGCTCAAGCTGCTGCGGCGCAGCGCCCAACAGGCGCCCGTCGACGTGGACTTCATGAGCTGGGCGACACGGCAGGCGGGCGAGGAAGGGGCGCGTGCCGCCGCCAACTACTCGGCCGTCGCCCTCTTCCACCACGACCCGGGCGCCCTGTCCGCCGCCTTCGTGCAGCAACGTCTGCGCCGCGCCACCAAGTTGCCGCCGGAGGCGCACTATCCGCGCGGCGGCTGGGCCAACGTCATCGACCGGATGGCCGCACGGGCCTGGAACCTCGGGGTGCGGATGGAGACCCTGTCCCGGGTCGACGCCCTGCCCACCGGCACACCCGTGGTCGTCGCCACCTCCCTGGACGCGGCCCGGCGCCTGCTGAAGGACGACTCGCTGACCTGGACCGGTGGCCGCAGTGCCCTCATCGACCTGGCCCTGCGCACCCGGCGCGGTGACGCGTTCGCCGTGTCCGATCTCGACGCGCCCGGGTGGCTGGAGCGGTTCACCGCGCAGGACCGTTCGCTCGCCCCGGCCGGTGAGCAGCTCGTGCAGGGGCAGATCCCGATCGGTCCCGGCGAGTCCCGGGCCGACGGCATCGCCCGTGCCGAGCGGCTGCTCGACCTGGCCTTCGAGGGGTGGCGGGAGCGGGTCACCTGGCGGCGCGAGGCGCTCGCCAACGGCCGTACCGGTGCCGTGGACCTGCCGGGCACCAGCTGGCGCGACCGGCCCGCCATCGACCGCGGCGACGGCGTCTATCTCGCCGGTGACCAGGTCGCCGCCCCCGGCGTGCTGTCGGAGGTGTCCTTCAACAGCGCCCTCACCGCCGTGTCACTGGCCCTCGGCCGGCACGCCCTTGACCTCAGGCGTGCTTGA
- the arfB gene encoding alternative ribosome rescue aminoacyl-tRNA hydrolase ArfB: protein MGRMSGPHVIRGSVLLPEAELMWRFSRSSGPGGQHVNTSDSQVELRFDLANTEALPEVWKRRALERLSGRLVDGVVTVRASEHRSQWRNRETAAVRLAALLAEATAPPPKPRKPTRIPRGINERRLREKKQRSETKRGRTGRDWT, encoded by the coding sequence ATGGGACGCATGTCCGGTCCTCACGTCATCCGCGGCTCCGTCCTCCTGCCCGAGGCGGAGCTCATGTGGCGTTTCTCGCGCTCGTCCGGGCCCGGCGGACAACACGTCAACACCAGTGACTCCCAGGTGGAACTGCGCTTCGACCTGGCGAACACCGAGGCCCTGCCCGAGGTGTGGAAGCGGCGGGCGTTGGAGCGGCTGTCCGGGCGGCTCGTCGACGGTGTCGTCACCGTCCGCGCCTCCGAGCACCGCTCCCAGTGGCGCAACCGCGAAACCGCCGCGGTACGCCTCGCGGCGCTGCTCGCGGAGGCCACCGCACCCCCGCCCAAGCCCCGCAAACCGACCCGCATCCCACGCGGCATCAACGAACGCCGGCTGAGGGAGAAGAAGCAGCGGTCGGAAACGAAGCGGGGGAGGACCGGCCGCGACTGGACGTGA
- a CDS encoding bifunctional GNAT family N-acetyltransferase/NUDIX hydrolase — MIIEPLRLTPDRDIPGPVLTELTALHASNRDFQALSGDFPDPDDIRPEQVAAALAVELANPDIEVLLARGEGLLVGLVITLAHHPDPADPDPWIGLLMVDGLSQRRGYGRRLATLVEDRFRAAGRSAVRLAVLDNNPKGLAFWTALGYEVIGHREDLQLGRPCAVLRKVLRTPRRAARIAVVDPDGAVFLLRCDNVELGAHWALPGGGLEADEGPREGALRELREETGWTDLELGPLLCTWEHDFIRAGIPVRQHEHVYVARGPRREPTGPDLAATHAEEWILGWRWWTPEELAQLSEPVWPPGLGRMLAEFERESATRP, encoded by the coding sequence GTGATCATTGAGCCTCTCCGTCTCACGCCCGACCGGGACATCCCGGGCCCCGTGCTCACCGAACTCACCGCGCTGCACGCCTCCAACCGCGACTTCCAGGCCCTGAGCGGCGACTTCCCGGACCCGGACGACATCCGGCCGGAGCAGGTGGCGGCGGCGCTCGCCGTGGAGTTGGCGAATCCGGACATCGAGGTGCTGCTGGCGCGCGGCGAGGGGCTGCTGGTCGGGCTGGTGATCACCCTTGCGCACCACCCCGATCCGGCCGACCCGGATCCCTGGATCGGGCTGCTGATGGTCGACGGGCTCTCGCAGCGCCGCGGATACGGGCGCCGCCTGGCGACGCTCGTCGAGGACCGTTTCCGTGCCGCGGGCCGTTCGGCCGTACGTCTCGCCGTCCTCGACAACAACCCCAAGGGGCTGGCCTTCTGGACCGCCCTCGGGTACGAGGTCATCGGCCACCGCGAGGACCTCCAGCTGGGCCGCCCCTGCGCCGTACTGCGCAAGGTGCTGCGCACGCCCCGCCGCGCGGCCCGGATCGCCGTCGTCGACCCGGACGGCGCCGTCTTCCTGCTCCGGTGCGACAACGTTGAGCTGGGCGCCCACTGGGCGCTGCCCGGCGGGGGCCTGGAGGCGGACGAGGGTCCGCGGGAGGGCGCCCTGCGGGAGCTGCGGGAGGAGACGGGCTGGACCGACCTGGAGCTGGGCCCGCTGCTGTGCACGTGGGAGCACGACTTCATCCGCGCCGGCATCCCCGTCCGTCAGCACGAGCACGTGTACGTCGCCCGCGGCCCGCGCCGGGAACCGACCGGCCCGGACCTGGCCGCCACGCACGCCGAGGAGTGGATCCTGGGGTGGCGCTGGTGGACACCGGAGGAGCTGGCCCAGCTGTCCGAGCCCGTCTGGCCGCCGGGGCTGGGGCGGATGCTGGCCGAGTTCGAGCGGGAGTCGGCCACTCGGCCGTGA
- a CDS encoding TerD family protein: protein MAVSLSKGGNVSLTKEAPGLTAVTVGLGWDVRTTTGTDFDLDASAIAVNTQGKVFSDAHFVFFNNKQTPDNTIVHTGDNRTGEGAGDDEAINVNLAGLPADIDKIVFPVSIYDAENRGQNFGQVRNAYIRIVNQAGGAEIARYDLSEDAATETAMVFGELYRNGAEWKFRAVGQGYASGLVGIAQDFGVSV from the coding sequence ATGGCTGTAAGCCTGTCCAAGGGTGGCAACGTCTCGCTCACCAAGGAGGCTCCGGGCCTGACCGCCGTCACCGTGGGCCTCGGCTGGGACGTCCGCACCACCACCGGCACGGACTTCGACCTGGACGCCTCCGCCATCGCGGTCAACACGCAGGGCAAGGTCTTCTCGGACGCCCACTTCGTCTTCTTCAACAACAAGCAGACCCCGGACAACACGATCGTCCACACGGGCGACAACCGCACGGGTGAGGGCGCCGGCGACGACGAGGCGATCAACGTCAACCTCGCCGGCCTCCCGGCCGACATCGACAAGATCGTCTTCCCGGTCTCCATCTACGACGCCGAGAACCGCGGCCAGAACTTCGGCCAGGTCCGCAACGCCTACATCCGCATCGTCAACCAGGCCGGCGGTGCCGAGATCGCCCGCTACGACCTGTCCGAGGACGCCGCCACCGAGACGGCCATGGTCTTCGGCGAGCTCTACCGCAACGGCGCGGAGTGGAAGTTCCGCGCGGTCGGCCAGGGCTACGCCTCGGGCCTGGTGGGCATCGCCCAGGACTTCGGCGTCAGCGTCTGA
- a CDS encoding GNAT family N-acetyltransferase codes for MIRTANPSDIPVIHALIRELAEYEKAPQEARATEEQLRTALFGERPAVFAHVAVDEATGTTVGFALWFLSFSTWRGVHGIYLEDLYVRPSARGGGHGRALLTELARICVERGYERLEWSVLDWNRPAIGFYEALGARPQDEWTVYRLTDGPLADLGGSER; via the coding sequence ATGATCCGCACCGCGAACCCCTCGGACATACCTGTCATCCACGCCCTGATCCGCGAGCTCGCCGAGTACGAGAAGGCCCCGCAGGAGGCGAGGGCGACCGAGGAACAGTTGCGCACCGCCCTCTTCGGCGAGCGTCCCGCCGTCTTCGCGCACGTGGCGGTGGACGAGGCGACCGGCACGACGGTCGGGTTCGCCCTGTGGTTCCTGAGCTTCTCCACCTGGCGCGGGGTCCACGGCATCTACCTGGAGGACCTCTACGTCCGCCCCTCGGCCCGCGGCGGCGGCCACGGCCGGGCACTGCTCACCGAGCTGGCCCGGATCTGTGTGGAGCGCGGATACGAGCGCCTGGAGTGGTCGGTCCTCGACTGGAACCGGCCCGCGATCGGCTTCTACGAGGCCCTCGGTGCCCGTCCGCAGGACGAGTGGACGGTGTACCGGCTGACCGACGGGCCGCTGGCCGACCTGGGCGGGTCAGAGCGCTGA
- a CDS encoding pentapeptide repeat-containing protein translates to MARRATGGAGVRSARRPEVRLPLLEAYTGGGLEPDGDYDGVEFREADFAGQDGGGARFMDCALTGCAFDETRLHHARILDTVLTGIRGVGTYLAESTLRDVELVDARLGGTQLHGAVLERVLIRGGKIDYLNLRKAKLKDVVFEGCVLVEPDFGGARLERVEFVDCALKGVDFNGATLTDVDLRGVASLDIARGVGQLSGAVISPGQLVDLAPVLAAELGIRVE, encoded by the coding sequence ATGGCGAGGAGAGCGACGGGTGGGGCAGGGGTGCGGTCGGCGCGGCGGCCGGAGGTGCGGCTGCCGCTGCTGGAGGCGTACACCGGGGGCGGGCTGGAGCCGGACGGGGACTACGACGGGGTGGAGTTCCGGGAGGCGGACTTCGCCGGGCAGGACGGCGGGGGCGCCCGCTTCATGGACTGCGCGCTGACGGGCTGCGCCTTCGACGAGACGCGACTGCACCACGCGCGCATCCTCGACACGGTCCTCACCGGGATAAGAGGGGTCGGCACGTACCTCGCGGAGTCGACGCTGCGTGACGTCGAACTCGTCGACGCGCGACTGGGCGGCACGCAGTTGCACGGTGCCGTGCTGGAACGTGTGCTGATCCGCGGCGGCAAGATCGACTACCTCAACCTCCGCAAGGCGAAGCTCAAGGACGTCGTCTTCGAGGGCTGCGTCCTGGTCGAACCGGACTTCGGGGGCGCACGGCTGGAGCGGGTCGAGTTCGTGGACTGCGCGCTGAAGGGGGTGGACTTCAACGGGGCGACACTGACGGACGTGGACCTGCGCGGGGTCGCTTCGCTGGACATCGCCCGAGGAGTGGGACAATTGTCCGGGGCGGTGATCAGCCCTGGCCAACTGGTGGATCTGGCGCCGGTGTTGGCGGCGGAGCTGGGAATCCGGGTGGAGTGA
- a CDS encoding M1 family metallopeptidase, giving the protein MSRSARLVPVAAGALALQLVLTACDGGVHGTPGGSGVHDPYFPKAGNGGYDVTHYDLTLSYAPDTHRLTGKAVITARATEDLSAFDLDLKGLDVEDVTVEGKDARVNRTGQELTVRPHDDLDKGETFSTTVRYSGIPKKITDPDGSEEGWLRTADGALALGEPTGSMAWFPGNDHPSDKATYDIAVTVPKGLQAVSNGELTSERTTGGRTTFTWHTAQPMATYVATVAIGHYDITRYSTKSGLPVYVAVDPKQTGASRKVLAKIPEIMEWEEYNFGPYPFSSTGAIVDRPEDVEYALETQNRPVFPGAPDTGTLVHELAHQWYGDSVTPKSWRDMWLNEGFATYAEWLWEEDHGGDTVQQTFDAVYDGDHFDNADQAKAVWAYPPAKPSGAAHISDSPVYERGAMVLQKIRQKVGDDTFYDIIQGWAAAHRHGNADTAQFTAYVEKMAPDKDFDAIWEDWLYGNGKPDHRS; this is encoded by the coding sequence ATGTCCAGATCCGCGCGCCTTGTCCCGGTCGCCGCCGGTGCCCTCGCCCTCCAGCTCGTCCTGACCGCGTGCGACGGCGGCGTGCACGGCACCCCTGGCGGCTCCGGCGTGCACGACCCGTACTTCCCCAAGGCGGGCAACGGCGGATACGACGTCACCCACTACGACCTCACCCTCTCCTACGCCCCCGACACCCACCGCCTCACTGGCAAGGCCGTGATCACCGCCCGCGCCACGGAGGACCTGTCCGCCTTCGACCTGGACCTGAAGGGCCTGGACGTCGAGGACGTCACCGTGGAGGGCAAGGACGCCCGCGTCAACCGCACCGGCCAGGAGCTGACCGTCCGCCCCCACGACGACCTGGACAAGGGGGAGACCTTCAGCACCACGGTCCGCTACTCCGGCATCCCGAAGAAGATCACCGATCCGGACGGCTCCGAGGAGGGCTGGCTGCGCACGGCGGACGGTGCGCTCGCCCTCGGCGAACCCACCGGCTCCATGGCATGGTTCCCCGGCAACGACCACCCCTCCGACAAGGCGACGTACGACATAGCCGTCACCGTGCCGAAGGGCCTGCAGGCCGTCTCCAACGGGGAGTTGACGAGCGAGCGGACCACCGGCGGGCGTACCACCTTCACCTGGCACACCGCCCAGCCGATGGCGACCTATGTCGCCACGGTCGCCATCGGCCACTACGACATCACCCGCTACAGCACCAAGAGCGGACTGCCCGTCTACGTCGCCGTCGACCCGAAGCAGACCGGGGCGAGCCGCAAGGTGCTCGCGAAGATCCCCGAGATCATGGAGTGGGAGGAGTACAACTTCGGCCCGTACCCCTTCTCCTCCACCGGCGCGATCGTCGACCGCCCCGAGGACGTGGAGTACGCCCTGGAGACCCAGAACCGCCCGGTCTTCCCCGGCGCCCCCGACACCGGGACCCTCGTCCACGAGCTCGCCCACCAGTGGTACGGCGACTCCGTCACGCCGAAGAGCTGGCGGGACATGTGGCTCAACGAGGGCTTCGCGACGTACGCGGAGTGGCTGTGGGAGGAGGACCACGGCGGCGACACCGTGCAGCAGACCTTCGACGCGGTCTACGACGGCGACCACTTCGACAACGCCGACCAGGCCAAGGCCGTCTGGGCCTACCCGCCGGCGAAGCCGTCCGGTGCCGCGCACATCTCCGACAGCCCGGTCTACGAGCGCGGCGCGATGGTCCTGCAGAAGATCCGGCAGAAGGTCGGTGACGACACGTTCTACGACATCATCCAGGGCTGGGCGGCCGCCCACCGGCACGGCAACGCGGACACGGCCCAGTTCACGGCTTACGTCGAGAAGATGGCCCCGGACAAGGACTTCGACGCCATCTGGGAAGACTGGCTGTACGGAAACGGCAAGCCGGACCACCGTTCCTAG
- a CDS encoding NAD(P)/FAD-dependent oxidoreductase, with protein sequence MSSTASSVVNGGISFWFADDGLPEVREPLPGDATADVVIVGGGYTGLWTAYYLKKAAPFLRITVLEQKFCGYGASGRNGGWLYNGIAGRDRYAKLHGHEAAVRLQKAMNDTVDEVVAVTVAEGIDADLHKGGVLEVATTPAQLARLKAFHEHELSYGEKDRELYGARETRERIRVADAVGSSWTPHGARLHPVKLVKGLAAAAEALGVTIHESTPVTEIRPMHAVTPYGTVRAPYVLRCTEGFTANLKGHRRTWLPMNSSMIATEPLTDEQWQSVGWDGRETLGDMAHAYMYAQRTADGRIALGGRGVPYRFGSRTDNDGRTQETTIEALREILVRFFPALAGVRVEHAWSGVLGVPRDWCATVTLDRSTGLGWAGGYVGSGVATTHLAGRTLCDLVQQDSGQGGRTELTDLPWVGHKVRKWEPEPFRWLGVQGMYATYRAADERERLHPGSESSRLARIADRVAGRN encoded by the coding sequence ATGAGCAGCACGGCAAGCAGTGTCGTCAACGGTGGCATCTCCTTCTGGTTCGCGGACGACGGCCTCCCGGAGGTCCGGGAGCCGCTGCCCGGTGACGCGACCGCCGACGTCGTGATCGTCGGCGGTGGCTACACGGGACTGTGGACCGCGTACTACCTCAAGAAGGCCGCCCCCTTCCTCCGTATCACCGTGCTGGAGCAGAAGTTCTGCGGCTACGGCGCCTCCGGGCGCAACGGAGGCTGGCTCTACAACGGCATCGCGGGCCGCGACCGGTACGCGAAACTGCACGGCCACGAGGCCGCGGTGCGGCTGCAGAAGGCGATGAACGACACCGTCGACGAGGTCGTCGCGGTCACCGTGGCCGAAGGCATCGACGCCGACCTGCACAAGGGCGGCGTGCTGGAAGTGGCGACCACGCCCGCGCAGTTGGCGCGGCTGAAGGCGTTCCACGAGCACGAGCTGTCGTACGGCGAGAAGGACCGCGAGCTGTACGGCGCCCGCGAGACGCGCGAGCGGATCCGGGTCGCCGACGCCGTGGGCTCCAGCTGGACCCCGCACGGGGCCCGGCTGCACCCGGTGAAGCTGGTCAAGGGGCTCGCGGCGGCCGCGGAGGCGCTCGGCGTCACCATCCACGAGTCGACCCCGGTGACCGAGATCCGCCCGATGCACGCCGTGACCCCGTACGGCACCGTCCGCGCCCCCTACGTGCTGCGCTGCACCGAGGGCTTCACAGCGAACCTGAAGGGCCACCGGCGCACCTGGCTGCCGATGAACTCCTCGATGATCGCCACCGAGCCGCTCACCGACGAGCAGTGGCAGAGCGTCGGCTGGGACGGCCGGGAGACCCTGGGCGACATGGCGCACGCCTATATGTACGCCCAGCGCACCGCCGACGGCCGGATCGCGCTCGGCGGGCGCGGGGTGCCGTACCGCTTCGGCTCGCGCACGGACAACGACGGGCGGACGCAGGAGACGACGATCGAGGCGCTGCGGGAGATCCTCGTCCGGTTCTTCCCGGCCCTGGCCGGTGTCCGTGTCGAACACGCCTGGTCCGGGGTGCTCGGGGTGCCGCGCGACTGGTGCGCGACGGTCACCCTGGACCGCTCGACCGGCCTCGGCTGGGCGGGCGGATATGTCGGCTCGGGCGTCGCGACCACCCATCTCGCCGGGCGCACCCTGTGCGACCTGGTCCAGCAGGACTCCGGCCAGGGCGGCCGCACCGAGCTGACGGACCTGCCGTGGGTGGGGCACAAGGTGCGCAAATGGGAGCCCGAGCCCTTCCGCTGGCTCGGCGTGCAGGGCATGTACGCCACCTATCGCGCCGCCGACGAGCGCGAGCGCCTGCACCCGGGCTCGGAGTCGTCACGGCTGGCCCGGATCGCCGACCGGGTGGCGGGACGGAACTGA
- a CDS encoding IS200/IS605 family accessory protein TnpB-related protein translates to MGGLREVAESFVVPGPAGVAIRARLRVSQTDAAVLGEVGTFLGGLAAGDLAVRSRQGLVHDGASWAVRKRGLSGGSSARWAGSITKATHDQWALARRGQVAEMGSLRGEIARIEARLARPLGAKADKRAGLPRGFGSRAQWHAKSRRLHVLKDRLAGLEADWAAGRVHVVRGGKHLARLRRHLDEAGLTEHAWRERWRAARMFLAADGESGKRFGNETIRITDTGQASIRLPAALARLANAPHGRYVLEATAEFKHRREEWADRITANRAVAYRIHHDTVRGRWYVTASWQRAPIPVRPLDAALARGVVAVDMNDDHLAARQLDPHGNPVGEPRRFFYDLSGTTAHRDAQIRHALTRLLHHTRRTGATAIAIEDLDFTDGRSREKYGRNKRFRRLISRFPTARLKARLTAMAAEQGIALVAVDPAYTSRWGAQHWQQPLTAKNRQTTRHDAAAVAIGRRALGHPIRRRTTPPRTHQSDGYGHRTAQAGPETRRREETRPRIPGPRTRCAPPGRGTKAGDQRAQHRSGHAAEQQSWHQDSLPLSL, encoded by the coding sequence GTGGGCGGGCTGCGGGAGGTGGCGGAGTCGTTCGTGGTGCCCGGACCGGCGGGGGTGGCGATCCGGGCCCGGCTGCGGGTGTCGCAGACGGACGCGGCGGTGCTCGGCGAGGTCGGCACGTTCCTCGGTGGGCTGGCCGCCGGTGATCTCGCGGTGCGTTCCCGTCAGGGGCTGGTCCACGATGGGGCCTCGTGGGCAGTGCGGAAACGGGGGCTGAGCGGAGGCTCGTCGGCGCGGTGGGCGGGCAGCATCACCAAGGCCACGCACGACCAGTGGGCGCTGGCCCGGCGTGGCCAGGTGGCCGAGATGGGATCGCTGCGGGGGGAGATCGCGCGCATCGAGGCGCGGCTGGCCCGGCCGCTGGGCGCCAAGGCGGACAAGCGGGCGGGGCTGCCGCGTGGTTTCGGCTCGCGGGCGCAGTGGCATGCCAAGTCCCGCCGCCTGCATGTGCTGAAGGACCGGCTGGCTGGGCTGGAGGCGGACTGGGCGGCGGGCCGGGTGCACGTGGTGCGCGGCGGCAAGCACCTCGCGCGGCTGCGCCGCCATCTCGACGAGGCGGGGCTCACCGAGCATGCCTGGCGGGAGCGATGGCGGGCGGCGCGGATGTTCCTGGCCGCTGACGGAGAGTCCGGCAAGCGCTTCGGCAACGAGACCATCCGCATCACCGACACCGGACAGGCCTCCATCCGGCTCCCGGCTGCCCTCGCCCGTCTGGCCAACGCCCCGCACGGCCGGTACGTACTGGAGGCGACCGCGGAGTTCAAGCACCGGCGCGAGGAATGGGCGGACCGGATCACCGCCAACCGGGCGGTGGCCTACCGCATCCACCACGACACCGTGCGTGGCCGCTGGTATGTCACCGCGTCCTGGCAGCGCGCCCCCATTCCGGTGCGGCCGCTGGATGCGGCTCTCGCGCGCGGTGTGGTGGCGGTGGACATGAACGACGACCACCTCGCCGCCAGGCAACTGGACCCGCACGGCAACCCGGTCGGCGAGCCCCGGCGCTTCTTCTACGACCTGTCCGGCACCACCGCGCACCGGGACGCCCAGATCCGCCACGCACTGACCCGGCTGCTCCACCACACCCGCCGCACCGGCGCCACCGCGATCGCGATCGAGGACCTCGACTTCACCGACGGCAGGTCCCGGGAGAAGTACGGGCGCAACAAGCGCTTCCGCCGCCTGATCTCCCGCTTCCCCACCGCCCGCCTCAAGGCCCGGCTGACGGCGATGGCCGCGGAACAGGGCATCGCACTCGTCGCGGTCGACCCGGCCTACACCTCCCGGTGGGGCGCCCAGCACTGGCAGCAGCCCCTGACCGCCAAGAACCGACAGACCACGCGCCACGACGCGGCAGCCGTGGCCATCGGACGACGCGCCCTCGGGCACCCGATCCGGCGACGGACGACACCGCCCCGTACCCACCAGAGCGATGGATACGGGCATCGGACCGCCCAGGCCGGACCGGAAACCCGCAGGCGTGAGGAAACCCGCCCCCGCATTCCCGGACCACGCACAAGATGCGCGCCGCCCGGACGCGGAACGAAAGCGGGCGACCAGCGTGCCCAACACCGCTCGGGACACGCGGCTGAGCAGCAGTCCTGGCACCAGGACTCACTCCCACTCAGTCTCTAG
- a CDS encoding flavin reductase family protein: protein MLNTPSAPPSPTATAAPGHAEGVSNDEFRAAMSRLAAGVVLVTAQEPPLDPDDPLAPGGEDVGMTATAFLSVSLDPPLVLVSLRNGSRMDDLLDEQPLWAVSVLSESQRHIAGRFAMKGRISDRLLFEDLAYVRGEVSGAPLMGGALATLECRTEQRVTAGDHTLVIGRVLTAGVRSADGGPLLYFRGRYRQLG from the coding sequence GTGCTGAACACTCCCTCCGCCCCGCCTTCCCCCACCGCCACGGCCGCCCCCGGGCATGCTGAGGGGGTGAGCAACGACGAGTTCCGGGCCGCCATGTCCCGGCTGGCCGCGGGCGTGGTCCTGGTGACGGCGCAGGAGCCGCCGCTGGACCCGGACGACCCCCTGGCGCCGGGCGGCGAGGACGTCGGCATGACCGCCACTGCCTTCCTGTCGGTCTCCCTGGACCCGCCGCTGGTCCTGGTCAGCCTGCGCAACGGCTCCCGGATGGACGACCTGCTCGACGAACAGCCCCTGTGGGCGGTCTCCGTCCTCTCCGAGAGCCAGCGCCACATCGCGGGCCGGTTCGCCATGAAGGGCCGCATCAGCGACCGGCTCCTGTTCGAGGACCTCGCGTACGTCCGCGGCGAGGTCTCCGGAGCGCCCTTGATGGGCGGCGCCCTGGCGACCCTGGAGTGCCGGACCGAGCAGCGGGTGACGGCGGGGGACCACACGCTGGTGATCGGCCGCGTACTGACCGCCGGGGTGCGGAGCGCGGACGGCGGACCACTGCTCTATTTCCGGGGCCGCTACCGGCAGTTGGGGTAA
- a CDS encoding rhomboid-like protein: MTAYVRSAPGTYVWLLILFISTVALHHMSPAFEQDFLRQRSTNIHELSQNPVRVLITSAMWIDGGHWVPYAILYSVFHAQAERWIGTARWLAVCVAAHVLATLISEGALLKAVRDGIAPHSAINTLDIGVSYALAGVIGLLTYRLAIPWRQLYLLGVLVFYGIPLYTDRTFTDFGHFVAVLIGLACYPLVRGRGKAWNPKETLAALRG; this comes from the coding sequence GTGACGGCCTACGTCCGCAGCGCCCCGGGCACCTATGTCTGGCTGCTGATCCTGTTCATCTCCACCGTCGCCCTGCACCACATGTCCCCGGCCTTCGAGCAGGACTTCCTGCGGCAGCGCTCCACCAACATCCACGAGCTGTCGCAGAACCCCGTACGGGTGCTGATCACCAGCGCCATGTGGATCGACGGCGGACACTGGGTGCCGTACGCGATCCTGTACTCGGTCTTCCACGCCCAGGCCGAACGCTGGATCGGCACCGCCCGCTGGCTGGCGGTGTGCGTGGCCGCGCATGTGCTCGCGACGCTGATCAGCGAGGGCGCGCTGCTGAAGGCGGTCCGGGACGGGATCGCCCCGCACTCTGCAATCAACACCCTCGACATCGGCGTGAGTTACGCGCTGGCCGGCGTCATCGGACTGCTCACCTACCGGCTCGCCATTCCCTGGCGGCAGCTGTATCTGCTGGGCGTCCTCGTCTTCTACGGAATCCCGCTCTACACCGACCGCACCTTCACCGACTTCGGGCATTTCGTCGCCGTCCTGATCGGTCTCGCCTGCTATCCGCTGGTCAGGGGCCGGGGAAAAGCATGGAATCCGAAGGAGACACTGGCCGCCCTCAGGGGTTAA